A single Klebsiella variicola DNA region contains:
- a CDS encoding 2-hydroxycarboxylate transporter family protein, with the protein MENNSLNHPIDKTQPNGQSTRLLSNIDVGAVPLTLFIGIAAIVALSASAGLLPKNMIGGLAVIMTLGFALAKIGRMVPVLKDIGGPAILCLMMPSVLVYFGVFEAHTLDTVHLLMKEANLLYFVIACLVVGSILGMNRTILIQGMVRMFVPLVAGTGAAILTGLLVGSLFGYSIYHTFFFIIVPIIGGGIGEGILPLSLAYSAILGQTPDVYVAQLAPAAVVGNIFAIICAGFLARMGARRPALSGNGMLIRSHDDNSVFAQHQSTQPTDFQLMGAGLLMICAFFIVGGLLEKVVHIPGPVLMILAAVFCKYTNVIPAAMELGAHSCYKFVSAALVWPLMIGLGMLYVPLESVVSVFSVGYVVVCGSIVIAMALSGFFIAARLNMYPVEAAIVTSCHSGLGGTGDVAILSASNRMGLMPFAQIATRIGGASTVIAATLLLSWVV; encoded by the coding sequence ATGGAAAATAATTCACTCAACCACCCGATAGATAAAACGCAACCGAACGGCCAATCGACACGACTTTTATCCAATATCGACGTTGGTGCCGTACCGTTAACGCTCTTTATTGGTATCGCTGCGATCGTCGCGCTCTCTGCGAGCGCGGGCCTGCTGCCGAAAAATATGATTGGCGGACTGGCGGTCATTATGACCCTGGGATTCGCGCTGGCTAAGATTGGCCGCATGGTGCCAGTACTAAAAGACATTGGCGGGCCGGCCATATTGTGTCTGATGATGCCCTCAGTATTGGTCTACTTTGGCGTGTTTGAAGCTCATACGCTCGATACTGTGCACTTGCTGATGAAAGAGGCCAATCTCCTCTATTTCGTCATCGCCTGTCTGGTTGTCGGGAGTATTCTGGGAATGAACCGCACTATTCTGATCCAGGGGATGGTGCGTATGTTTGTCCCGCTGGTGGCCGGGACCGGGGCGGCAATATTAACCGGCCTGCTGGTGGGCAGCTTATTTGGCTACAGTATTTACCACACCTTCTTTTTTATCATCGTGCCGATTATCGGCGGCGGCATCGGCGAAGGGATCCTGCCTTTGTCGCTGGCTTATTCGGCCATTCTCGGGCAAACACCTGATGTCTATGTTGCCCAGCTGGCGCCGGCCGCGGTGGTTGGGAATATTTTCGCCATTATCTGCGCTGGTTTTCTGGCGCGCATGGGCGCACGTCGTCCGGCGCTCTCCGGCAATGGGATGCTGATCCGCAGCCATGACGATAATAGCGTCTTTGCGCAGCATCAGAGTACCCAGCCCACCGATTTTCAGCTGATGGGCGCCGGGTTGCTGATGATTTGTGCATTTTTCATCGTCGGTGGTCTGCTGGAGAAGGTGGTGCATATTCCCGGGCCGGTGCTGATGATTCTGGCGGCCGTCTTCTGCAAATATACCAACGTTATCCCGGCGGCGATGGAGCTGGGGGCGCACAGCTGCTACAAGTTTGTCTCCGCCGCGCTGGTGTGGCCGCTGATGATCGGCCTGGGCATGCTGTATGTGCCGCTGGAGAGCGTGGTCTCGGTCTTCTCCGTTGGTTACGTCGTGGTTTGCGGCTCCATCGTTATTGCCATGGCGCTGAGCGGTTTCTTTATCGCTGCTCGCCTGAATATGTATCCGGTGGAAGCCGCTATCGTGACCAGCTGCCATAGCGGCCTTGGAGGAACCGGAGATGTGGCCATCCTCTCGGCGTCAAACAGGATGGGGTTGATGCCGTTTGCCCAGATTGCGACGCGGATCGGCGGGGCGTCGACGGTGATCGCCGCGACGCTGTTGTTGAGCTGGGTGGTGTAA
- the pyk gene encoding pyruvate kinase has product MSRRLRRTKIVTTLGPATDRDNNLEKVIAAGANVVRMNFSHGTPEDHQLRADKVREIAAKLGRHVAILGDLQGPKIRVSTFKEGKIFLNVGDKFLLDANLGKGEGDKEKVGIDYKGLPADVVPGDILLLDDGRVQLKVLEVQGMKVFTEVTVGGPLSNNKGINKLGGGLSAEALTDKDKADIVTAAKIGVDYLAVSFPRCGEDLNYARRLARDAGCDAKIVAKVERAEAVCDQDAMDDVILASDVVMVARGDLGVEIGDPELVGIQKALIRRARQLNRSVITATQMMESMITNPMPTRAEVMDVANAVLDGTDAVMLSAETAAGQYPSETVAAMARVCLGAEKIPSLNVSKHRLDVQFDNVEEAIAMSAMYAANHLKGITAIITMTESGRTALMTSRISSGLPIFALSRHERTLNLTALYRGVTPVFFDSQNDGVAAAHDAVNLLRDKGYLVSGDLVVVTQGDVMSTIGSTNTTRILTVE; this is encoded by the coding sequence ATGTCCAGAAGGCTTCGCAGAACCAAAATCGTTACTACCTTAGGCCCGGCAACTGACCGCGATAACAACCTGGAAAAAGTTATCGCCGCGGGCGCAAACGTAGTGCGTATGAACTTCTCTCACGGCACCCCGGAAGATCATCAGCTCCGTGCCGACAAAGTGCGTGAGATTGCGGCAAAACTGGGCCGTCACGTGGCCATCCTCGGCGACCTCCAGGGACCAAAAATTCGCGTATCGACCTTCAAAGAAGGCAAAATTTTCCTCAACGTCGGCGATAAATTCCTGCTCGACGCTAACCTTGGTAAAGGTGAAGGCGACAAAGAGAAAGTCGGGATCGACTACAAAGGCCTGCCGGCGGATGTCGTGCCGGGCGATATCCTGCTGCTCGACGATGGTCGCGTGCAGCTGAAAGTCCTCGAAGTTCAGGGAATGAAAGTGTTTACTGAAGTGACCGTCGGCGGTCCGTTGTCTAACAACAAAGGGATCAACAAGCTGGGCGGCGGTCTGTCTGCCGAAGCGCTGACCGACAAAGACAAGGCCGATATCGTCACCGCCGCCAAAATCGGCGTCGACTACCTGGCGGTCTCTTTCCCGCGCTGCGGCGAAGACCTGAACTACGCCCGTCGCCTGGCGCGCGATGCCGGCTGCGATGCGAAAATCGTCGCCAAAGTTGAGCGTGCGGAAGCGGTCTGCGATCAGGATGCGATGGACGACGTGATCCTCGCCTCCGATGTGGTCATGGTTGCGCGCGGCGACCTCGGCGTCGAAATCGGCGATCCAGAGCTGGTGGGTATCCAGAAAGCGCTGATTCGTCGTGCCCGTCAGCTGAACCGTTCCGTCATTACCGCCACCCAGATGATGGAGTCGATGATCACCAACCCGATGCCGACTCGTGCTGAAGTCATGGACGTGGCCAACGCCGTGCTGGATGGTACCGATGCGGTGATGCTCTCTGCGGAAACCGCTGCCGGTCAGTACCCGTCGGAAACCGTGGCCGCGATGGCGCGCGTGTGTCTGGGCGCCGAAAAAATCCCCAGCCTCAACGTCTCCAAACACCGTCTGGACGTCCAGTTTGACAACGTAGAAGAAGCGATTGCTATGTCGGCGATGTATGCCGCCAACCACCTGAAAGGCATCACGGCCATCATCACCATGACCGAATCGGGCCGCACCGCGCTGATGACCTCGCGCATCAGCTCCGGTCTGCCGATTTTCGCCCTTTCCCGCCACGAGCGCACCCTGAACCTGACCGCACTCTACCGCGGGGTGACCCCGGTGTTCTTCGACAGCCAGAATGACGGGGTAGCCGCTGCGCACGATGCCGTCAATCTGCTGCGGGACAAAGGCTACCTGGTCTCTGGTGACCTTGTGGTCGTTACCCAGGGTGACGTGATGAGCACCATCGGCAGCACCAACACCACCCGTATCCTCACCGTCGAGTAA
- the zwf gene encoding glucose-6-phosphate dehydrogenase translates to MAVTQTAQACDLVIFGAKGDLARRKLLPSLYQLEKAGQIHADTRIIGVGRADWDKAAYTKVVREALETFMKEKIDEGLWDSLSGRLEFCNLDVNDTSGFTRLGEMLDQQNRVTINYFAMPPSTFGAICKGLGEAKLNAKPARVVMEKPLGTSLETSREINDQVGEFFEECQVYRIDHYLGKETVLNLLALRFANSLFVNNWDCRTIDHVEITVAEEVGIEGRWGYFDQAGQMRDMIQNHLLQILCMIAMSPPSDLSADSIRDEKVKVLKSLRRIDRSNVREKTVRGQYTAGFAQGKKVPGYLEEEGANKTSNTETFVAIRVDIDNWRWAGVPFYLRTGKRLPTKCSEVVVYFKTPELNLFKETWQELPQNKLTIRLQPDEGVDIQVLNKVPGLDHKHNLQITKLDLSYSETFNQTHLADAYERLLLETMRGIQALFVRRDEVEEAWKWVDSITEAWAADRDAPKPYQAGTWGPVASVAMITRDGRSWNEFE, encoded by the coding sequence ATGGCGGTAACGCAAACGGCCCAGGCATGCGACCTGGTCATTTTCGGCGCGAAGGGCGACCTGGCGCGACGTAAATTGTTGCCTTCCCTGTATCAGCTTGAAAAAGCGGGCCAGATCCACGCCGACACCCGCATCATTGGCGTCGGCCGTGCCGATTGGGATAAAGCGGCTTACACCAAAGTCGTGCGCGAAGCGCTGGAAACCTTCATGAAGGAAAAAATTGATGAGGGTTTGTGGGATTCCCTGAGCGGACGCCTGGAGTTCTGTAATCTTGACGTCAATGACACCAGCGGCTTCACGCGTCTGGGTGAGATGCTGGATCAACAGAACCGTGTCACCATCAACTATTTCGCCATGCCGCCGAGCACCTTTGGCGCGATCTGCAAAGGTCTGGGCGAAGCGAAGCTCAATGCCAAGCCTGCGCGCGTGGTGATGGAAAAACCGCTGGGTACCTCGCTGGAAACCTCGCGTGAAATCAATGACCAGGTCGGCGAGTTTTTTGAAGAGTGCCAGGTCTACCGTATCGACCACTACCTCGGTAAAGAGACGGTCCTCAACCTGCTGGCGCTGCGCTTTGCCAACTCTCTGTTCGTCAATAACTGGGACTGCCGCACTATCGACCATGTCGAAATCACCGTCGCGGAAGAGGTGGGTATTGAAGGGCGCTGGGGTTACTTCGACCAGGCCGGGCAGATGCGCGACATGATCCAGAACCACCTGCTGCAGATCCTGTGCATGATTGCCATGTCACCGCCGTCCGATCTCAGCGCCGACAGCATCCGTGATGAAAAGGTCAAGGTCCTGAAATCCCTGCGCCGCATTGATCGCTCCAACGTGCGTGAGAAAACCGTTCGCGGCCAGTACACCGCCGGCTTTGCCCAGGGCAAAAAAGTCCCGGGTTACCTGGAAGAAGAGGGCGCCAACAAAACCAGTAACACCGAAACCTTCGTGGCGATCCGCGTCGATATCGATAACTGGCGCTGGGCCGGCGTACCGTTCTATCTGCGCACCGGCAAACGTCTGCCGACCAAATGCTCTGAGGTAGTGGTTTACTTCAAAACTCCGGAGCTGAACCTGTTTAAAGAGACCTGGCAGGAGCTGCCGCAGAACAAGCTGACCATTCGTCTGCAGCCGGACGAAGGGGTGGATATCCAGGTGCTGAACAAAGTGCCGGGCCTCGACCATAAGCATAATCTGCAGATCACCAAGCTGGATCTGAGCTACTCCGAGACCTTCAACCAGACGCACCTGGCCGATGCTTATGAGCGTCTGCTGCTGGAGACCATGCGCGGTATCCAGGCGCTGTTCGTGCGCCGTGATGAAGTGGAAGAGGCGTGGAAATGGGTGGATTCCATCACCGAAGCCTGGGCTGCCGACCGCGATGCGCCGAAACCGTATCAGGCAGGGACCTGGGGACCGGTTGCGTCGGTGGCGATGATCACCCGTGACGGCCGCTCATGGAACGAGTTCGAGTAA
- the edd gene encoding phosphogluconate dehydratase, with protein MNSTMLRVTNRIIERSRDTRAAYLARINQAKTDTVHRAQLACGNLAHGFAACQADDKASLKSMLRNNIAIITSYNDMLSAHQPYEHYPDIIRKALHSANAVGQVAGGVPAMCDGVTQGQDGMELSLLSREVIAMSAAIGLSHNMFDGALYLGVCDKIVPGLTMAALSFGHLPSVFIPSGPMASGLANKEKVRIRQLYAEGKVDRMALLESEAASYHAPGTCTFYGTANTNQMVVEFMGMQLPGSSFVHPDAPLRDALTAAAARQVTRMTGNGNEWMPLGKMFDEKVVVNGIVALLATGGSTNHTMHLVAMARAAGIIINWDDFSDLSDVVPLLARLYPNGPADINHFQAAGGVPVLVRELLKGGLLHEDVHTVAGFGLSRYTLEPWLNNGELDWREGATAPLDDQVIATFEKPFSRHGGTKVLSGNLGRAVMKTSAVPVENQVIEAPAVVFESQHDVLPAFEAGLLDKDCVVVVRHQGPKANGMPELHKLMPPLGVLLDRRFKIALVTDGRLSGASGKVPSAIHVTPEAYDGGLLAKVRDGDVIRVNGQTGELTLLVDDAELAARQPHIPDLSASRVGTGREMFGALREKLSGAEQGATCITF; from the coding sequence ATGAATTCGACAATGTTACGGGTAACAAATCGCATTATCGAACGGTCGCGTGACACCCGCGCGGCTTACCTCGCAAGGATTAACCAGGCCAAAACCGACACCGTGCATCGTGCGCAACTGGCCTGCGGCAATCTGGCTCACGGTTTCGCGGCCTGTCAGGCTGACGACAAAGCCTCTCTGAAAAGCATGTTGCGCAACAATATCGCCATCATTACCTCCTACAACGATATGTTGTCCGCTCACCAGCCCTACGAACACTATCCGGACATCATCCGTAAAGCGCTGCATAGCGCCAATGCGGTCGGCCAGGTGGCCGGCGGCGTGCCGGCAATGTGCGACGGCGTAACCCAGGGGCAGGACGGTATGGAGCTCTCATTGCTGAGCCGCGAAGTGATCGCCATGTCCGCCGCTATCGGTCTGTCGCATAACATGTTCGATGGCGCGCTATACCTCGGCGTGTGCGATAAAATTGTCCCCGGCCTGACCATGGCGGCACTCTCTTTCGGCCATCTGCCGTCGGTCTTTATTCCGTCCGGTCCAATGGCCAGCGGCCTGGCTAATAAAGAGAAGGTCCGCATTCGCCAGCTGTACGCGGAAGGTAAAGTGGATCGTATGGCGCTGCTGGAGTCTGAAGCTGCCTCGTATCACGCGCCGGGGACCTGTACTTTCTACGGGACGGCGAACACCAACCAGATGGTGGTCGAGTTTATGGGCATGCAACTGCCGGGCTCGTCCTTCGTCCATCCGGATGCCCCGCTGCGGGACGCACTGACCGCCGCTGCCGCACGCCAGGTCACCCGCATGACCGGCAATGGCAACGAGTGGATGCCGCTGGGGAAAATGTTCGACGAAAAAGTGGTGGTCAACGGCATCGTGGCGCTGCTGGCGACCGGTGGCTCCACCAACCATACCATGCACCTGGTGGCGATGGCCCGCGCGGCGGGGATCATCATTAACTGGGACGATTTCTCCGACCTGTCAGACGTGGTGCCGCTGCTGGCGCGCCTCTATCCCAACGGCCCGGCGGATATCAACCACTTCCAGGCGGCGGGCGGCGTTCCGGTACTGGTGCGCGAGCTGCTGAAAGGCGGCCTGCTGCATGAGGATGTTCACACCGTCGCTGGCTTTGGTCTGTCGCGTTATACCCTGGAGCCGTGGCTCAACAACGGCGAGCTGGACTGGCGTGAAGGGGCGACAGCGCCGCTTGACGATCAGGTCATCGCGACCTTCGAGAAACCGTTCTCCCGCCACGGCGGCACCAAGGTGCTGAGCGGCAACCTGGGGCGCGCGGTAATGAAAACCTCGGCTGTCCCGGTGGAGAATCAGGTGATTGAAGCGCCGGCGGTGGTGTTCGAGAGCCAACACGACGTATTGCCGGCCTTTGAAGCGGGCCTGCTGGATAAAGATTGTGTGGTGGTGGTCCGTCATCAGGGGCCAAAAGCGAACGGGATGCCAGAATTACATAAACTTATGCCGCCACTTGGTGTATTATTGGACCGCCGTTTCAAAATAGCGCTGGTGACCGATGGCCGACTCTCTGGCGCCTCCGGTAAAGTCCCGTCAGCTATCCATGTCACGCCTGAAGCCTATGATGGTGGGTTGCTGGCGAAAGTGCGCGATGGCGATGTGATTCGCGTGAACGGGCAGACGGGAGAACTGACGCTGCTGGTGGACGATGCCGAACTGGCGGCGCGCCAGCCGCATATCCCTGACCTCAGCGCGTCGCGCGTGGGAACCGGTCGGGAGATGTTTGGGGCGCTGCGTGAGAAGCTCTCTGGCGCGGAGCAGGGCGCAACCTGCATCACTTTTTAA
- a CDS encoding bifunctional 4-hydroxy-2-oxoglutarate aldolase/2-dehydro-3-deoxy-phosphogluconate aldolase — protein MKNWKTTAEAILTSGPVVPVIVVKKLEHAVPMAKALVAGGVRVLEVTLRTECALEAIRAIAKEVPDAIVGAGTVTNVEQLKAVTEAGAQFAISPGLTESLLKAATEDGTIPLIPGISTVSELMLGMQYGLKEFKFFPAEANGGVKALQAIAGPFGHIRFCPTGGISPANYRDYLALNSVLCIGGSWLVPADALEAGDYDRITTLAREAVEGAK, from the coding sequence ATGAAAAACTGGAAAACAACAGCAGAAGCAATCCTCACCTCCGGTCCGGTTGTCCCGGTTATCGTGGTGAAAAAGCTGGAGCATGCGGTACCGATGGCGAAAGCGCTGGTCGCGGGCGGCGTGCGCGTGCTGGAAGTCACCCTGCGCACCGAGTGCGCCCTGGAAGCGATCCGCGCGATTGCTAAAGAAGTGCCGGACGCGATTGTCGGCGCGGGCACGGTCACCAACGTCGAGCAACTGAAAGCGGTAACGGAAGCTGGCGCGCAGTTCGCTATCAGCCCGGGACTGACCGAATCCCTGCTGAAAGCGGCGACCGAAGACGGCACCATTCCGCTGATCCCGGGGATCAGCACGGTTTCCGAGCTGATGCTGGGTATGCAGTATGGTCTGAAAGAGTTTAAATTCTTCCCGGCGGAAGCCAACGGCGGCGTGAAAGCCCTGCAGGCGATTGCTGGTCCGTTCGGCCACATTCGTTTCTGCCCGACCGGCGGTATCTCTCCGGCCAACTACCGTGACTACCTGGCGCTGAACAGCGTGCTGTGCATCGGCGGTTCCTGGCTGGTGCCAGCCGACGCGCTGGAGGCCGGCGACTACGATCGCATCACCACCCTGGCGCGTGAAGCGGTGGAAGGCGCGAAGTAA
- the purT gene encoding formate-dependent phosphoribosylglycinamide formyltransferase has product MTVLGTALRPAATKVMLLGSGELGKEVAIECQRLGIETIAVDRYPDAPAMQVAHRAHVINMLHGESLRALIEQEKPDYIVPEIEAIATDTLVELEQAGQKVVPTARAAKLTMNREGIRRLAAEELQLPTSSYRFADSEEGFRAAVTDIGLPCIVKPVMSSSGKGQSFIRSADQLSEAWRYAQQGGRAGAGRVIVEGVVNFDFEITLLTVSAVDGVHFCAPVGHRQEDGDYRESWQPQQMSDLALERAQAIARKVVLALGGHGLFGVELFVCGDEVIFSEVSPRPHDTGMVTLISQDLSEFALHVRAFLGLPVGAIRQYGPAASAVILPQLTSQNVSFGQLQSAVGAGLQLRLFGKPEIDGTRRLGVTLAVADSVEEAVARAKTAAAAVIVEG; this is encoded by the coding sequence ATGACTGTATTAGGCACCGCGCTGCGCCCGGCAGCCACCAAAGTAATGCTGTTAGGTTCCGGCGAGCTGGGCAAAGAAGTCGCTATTGAATGTCAGCGTCTGGGCATTGAAACTATCGCCGTCGACCGCTACCCCGATGCCCCGGCGATGCAGGTCGCCCACCGCGCCCATGTCATCAATATGCTGCACGGCGAGAGCCTGCGCGCTCTGATTGAACAGGAAAAACCCGATTACATCGTGCCGGAGATCGAAGCTATTGCTACCGATACCCTGGTTGAACTGGAACAGGCCGGGCAGAAAGTAGTCCCCACGGCGCGGGCGGCTAAGCTCACCATGAACCGCGAAGGCATTCGCCGCCTGGCGGCAGAAGAGCTGCAGCTCCCCACCTCCAGCTATCGCTTTGCCGACAGCGAAGAAGGCTTCCGCGCGGCGGTCACCGACATCGGTTTGCCGTGCATCGTCAAACCAGTGATGAGCTCCTCCGGCAAAGGTCAGAGCTTTATCCGCTCGGCTGACCAGCTCAGCGAAGCCTGGCGCTATGCGCAGCAGGGCGGCCGCGCCGGCGCCGGGCGGGTGATCGTCGAGGGGGTGGTGAATTTCGATTTCGAAATCACCCTGCTCACCGTCAGCGCCGTCGACGGCGTGCATTTCTGCGCCCCGGTTGGCCATCGCCAGGAAGACGGCGATTACCGTGAGTCCTGGCAACCACAGCAGATGAGCGACCTGGCCCTCGAACGTGCCCAGGCCATCGCCCGCAAGGTAGTGCTGGCGCTGGGGGGTCATGGCCTGTTTGGCGTGGAACTGTTCGTATGCGGCGACGAGGTGATCTTCAGCGAAGTTTCCCCGCGCCCACACGACACCGGCATGGTAACGCTGATCTCGCAGGATCTCTCGGAATTCGCCCTGCACGTTCGTGCCTTTCTTGGACTGCCCGTCGGCGCTATCCGCCAGTATGGTCCGGCCGCTTCCGCAGTGATCCTTCCGCAGCTGACCAGTCAGAACGTCAGCTTTGGCCAGCTGCAATCGGCCGTCGGGGCTGGCCTGCAGCTGCGACTGTTCGGCAAGCCCGAGATTGACGGTACCCGCCGCCTGGGGGTGACCCTCGCCGTTGCCGATTCGGTTGAAGAGGCCGTAGCGCGGGCTAAAACCGCCGCCGCGGCGGTCATCGTCGAAGGATAG
- a CDS encoding YebG family protein, giving the protein MAVEIKYVVIREGEEKMSFASKKEADAYDKMLDLAEVLNDWLVASPLEMDDAQRDTMAMWLAERKEALQHILRVGRLPEQDASAHDSPAPSAAEEASPAEDAAAPATKARKAKVA; this is encoded by the coding sequence ATGGCGGTTGAAATTAAATATGTTGTGATCCGCGAAGGTGAGGAAAAAATGTCTTTTGCCAGCAAAAAAGAGGCCGACGCTTACGACAAAATGCTCGATCTGGCAGAGGTGCTGAATGACTGGCTGGTGGCATCGCCGCTGGAGATGGATGACGCCCAGCGTGACACCATGGCGATGTGGCTGGCAGAGCGAAAAGAGGCGCTGCAGCATATCCTGCGCGTCGGCCGATTGCCGGAGCAGGATGCGTCCGCGCACGACTCACCCGCGCCGTCGGCGGCAGAAGAGGCTTCTCCAGCGGAAGACGCCGCGGCGCCAGCGACCAAAGCGCGTAAGGCGAAAGTGGCCTGA
- a CDS encoding tellurite resistance TerB family protein — protein sequence MANWLNQLQSLLGQQGASSTGESSKGSALLPGAIGGLAGLLVASKSSRKLLAKYGTSALLAGGGAVAGTVLWNKYQQKMRAQNAPVPGANTPAAVPADVDPRSVRLITALVFAARSDGHIDDHERANIEAQLRAANIDVQARVLIDQALAQPLDPQRLAEGIVDPQEALEIYYVSCAVIDIDHFMERSYLNALGDALSLPKDVRADIEQDIQSQKQALSV from the coding sequence ATGGCTAACTGGCTTAATCAACTACAGTCGCTGCTCGGGCAGCAGGGCGCGTCATCGACAGGCGAGTCGTCAAAAGGGAGCGCACTGCTGCCCGGCGCGATTGGCGGGCTGGCCGGGTTGCTGGTGGCCAGTAAATCCTCACGCAAACTGCTGGCGAAGTACGGCACCAGCGCGCTGCTGGCTGGCGGTGGGGCGGTGGCGGGTACGGTGTTATGGAACAAGTATCAGCAGAAGATGCGCGCTCAAAACGCGCCTGTCCCCGGGGCGAACACGCCGGCTGCCGTGCCGGCGGATGTTGATCCGCGCAGCGTGCGACTGATCACCGCGCTGGTTTTTGCCGCCAGGAGCGATGGTCATATAGATGACCACGAACGGGCTAATATTGAAGCCCAGCTGCGGGCGGCCAATATCGACGTTCAGGCCCGGGTGCTGATCGACCAGGCGCTGGCCCAACCGCTGGATCCTCAGCGTCTGGCGGAGGGCATCGTTGATCCGCAGGAGGCACTGGAGATCTACTACGTCAGCTGCGCGGTCATTGATATCGACCACTTTATGGAACGCAGTTATCTGAACGCGCTGGGAGACGCTTTGTCACTGCCAAAGGATGTCCGGGCCGATATAGAACAGGATATCCAGTCACAAAAACAAGCGCTAAGCGTCTAA